A window of Rhododendron vialii isolate Sample 1 chromosome 11a, ASM3025357v1 contains these coding sequences:
- the LOC131306373 gene encoding uncharacterized protein LOC131306373 isoform X1 — MNCFFPFKEKPESRKAKSSEEVVIAKEHNLRVFSYSELKTATDNFNSSLKVGEGGFGSVYKATIRHPKGKEGVPTAVAIKRFTGELGSREWLTEVQLLGVVDHPNLVKLLGYCSVVGKRAVHRLFVYEYMPNGSLDYHLFNKASTTLPWTSRLEIILGAAQGLAYLHEGLEIQVIYRDFKPSNVLLDEYFKPKLSDCGLAKKGPTDDCDHVSTSVTGTIGYIAPEYISTGHLSVKCDVYSFGVVLYEILAGRRALDRNLPLDQLLLEWVKLHPADSKGFSTIIDARLENQYSLSAARKIAKLADTCLNKYPKYRPRMSQVVMILKQVMEESGEESFSEKRRSESSASSNLVALNKHSDQMGDIDTSRRMKGFLKPDEQNLYAPDPKSRGEEDSERLQLQVHQYSDPPIGTFGRGSTSGNAPEEGVLSMGELINEMGEAEDEGSLNEVTQSFYEELLEEILLGKLEETPPDQRELEESNCHLLKVPPTISHHFSILCVLDLSSTEINSLPQSISRLVALQKLFLRSCELLMELPPEIGELVNLEVLDLEGTEILCLPKEIAKLVNLTCLKVSFYGYANQTVIPRRVLSNLSILIELIIDVTPFGEWWEVEAIVDDLCSLKELRTLQLYLPTAEPLEELTLIFPGLANFRFTVGRHEEHFISRLPHNVEEEFNNREKLDKGLKYLNGNSIPNGVTEVLKHANAFFLQRHWTAKSLSEFGHKNMTQVKFCLVMECNEFRSIIDSEQFNRGKYDRGESEDFEYFDEANVLGSLERLIIRYMKNMESIWKGPVGKGSLSNLKSFALHTCPNLTSLFTIDMLINLTNLEELIVEDCPKLDSLVSLKSTGSKPGLFLRSLKKISLLELPELASISGSLCIAPNLERMVIFYCPKLEKLSTMEVSSTDLKVIKGEKEWWDALKWYESDLSTEHEDYVARLFIPLKRDGDLMAQLTKD; from the exons atgaATTGCTTCTTTCCTTTCAAGGAAAAACCCGAATCCCGGAAAGCGAAATCCTCCGAGGAAGTTGTCATAGCCAAGGAGCACAATTTGAGAGTGTTCTCTTACTCAGAGCTCAAAACTGCAACTGATAATTTCAATAGCTCGCTAAAAGTCGGGGAAGGTGGATTTGGCAGTGTATATAAGGCTACGATTAGGCATCCAAAGGGGAAGGAGGGTGTCCCAACAGCGGTTGCAATTAAAAGGTTTACTGGCGAGCTG GGTTCTAGAGAATGGCTGACTGAAGTTCAACTTCTTGGCGTTGTTGATCACCCTAACCTAGTGAAACTCCTGGGATACTGTTCTGTAGTTGGGAAAAGAGCGGTACACCGCCTATTCGTATATGAATACATGCCCAATGGGAGCTTAGATTATCATCTTTTCAACAAGGCTTCGACAACTCTGCCTTGGACGTCAAGATTAGAAATTATTCTCGGTGCTGCTCAAGGATTGGCTTATCTGCATGAGGGACTGGAAATTCAG GTGATATATCGGGACTTCAAACCTTCAAATGTGCTCTTGGACGAATACTTCAAGCCAAAGCTTTCTGACTGTGGACTCGCTAAGAAAGGCCCTACTGATGACTGTGATCATGTCTCTACAAGT GTGACTGGGACGATTGGATATATTGCCCCAGAATACATCTCCACGGGTCACCTCTCAGTCAAGTGCGATGTATATAGTTTTGGTGTCGTGCTTTACGAGATTCTAGCAGGGAGGCGGGCACTGGATAGAAACCTGCCACTGGACCAGTTGCTTCTAGAATGGGTGAAACTGCACCCGGCTGACAGTAAGGGATTTAGCACGATCATTGATGCACGTCTGGAAAATCAATACTCTCTCAGTGCAGCTCGCAAGATTGCCAAGTTGGCAGATACCTGCTTGAACAAGTATCCAAAGTATCGTCCTAGAATGAGTCAGGTGGTGATGATCTTGAAGCAGGTGATGGAGGAGTCAGGAGAGGAAAGTTTTTCTGAGAAAAGGAGGTCTGAGTCATCTGCTTCTTCTAACTTGGTTGCCCTAAATAAGCACTCAGATCAAATGGGAGACATTGACACTTCAAGAAGGATGAAAG GCTTCCTAAAACCTGATGAACAGAATTTATACGCACCAGATCCAAAGTCGAGGGGAGAGGAAGATTCGGAACGTTTGCAATTGCAAGTGCATCAATATTCAGATCCCCCAATAGGTACATTTGGCCGTGGGAGTACCAGTGGCAATGCCCCGGAAGAAGGTGTGTTGTCCATGGGGGAATTGATCAACGAAATGGGAGAGGCAGAAGACGAGGGATCGTTGAATGAAGTCACACAGTCATTTTATGAGGAACTCTTGGAGGAGATCTTGTTGGGAAAATTGGAGGAAACTCCTCCAGACCAAAGAGAATTAGAAGAATCGAACTGTCATCTGTTGAAAGTTCCTCCAACAATCTCTCACCATTTTTCTATCCTCTGTGTTTTAGATTTGTCGTCTACTGAGATAAACTCTTTGCCACAATCTATTTCCAGATTagtagcactccaaaaattgtttttgagaagCTGTGAGCTTCTAATGGAACTGCCACCTGAAATTGGAGAACTCGTGAATCTTGAGGTGCTTGATCTTGAAGGGACTGAAATTCTCTGTCTACCAAAGGAGATTGCCAAACTAGTTAATTTGACGTGCTTGAAAGTGTCATTCTATGGCTATGCAAATCAGACAGTAATTCCGAGGAGGGTCTTGTCAAATCTTTCAATCTTGATCGAGTTAATCATTGATGTGACTCCATTTGGAGAATGGTGGGAAGTAGAAGCTATTGTAGATGATCTGTGTAGCTTAAAGGAGTTGAGAACTCTGCAATTGTATTTACCCACTGCTGAACCATTGGAAGAACTCACATTGATATTTCCAGGTTTGGCAAACTTCAGATTTACAGTTGGCCGTCACGAAGAGCACTTCATTTCCCGTTTACCCCACAATGTTGAAGAGGAATTCAATAACCGGGAGAAACTGGATAAAGGCTTGAAGTATTTAAATGGAAATAGCATACCAAATGGAGTTACCGAGGTACTCAAACATGCCAATGCTTTTTTTCTACAGCGCCATTGGACCGCTAAGAGCCTATCAGAGTTTGGGCATAAAAATATGACTCAAGTGAAGTTTTGCTTGGTGATGGAATGTAATGAGTTTCGGTCCATCATCGACTCTGAACAGTTTAATCGAGGAAAATATGATAGGGGTGAGTCTGAAGATTTTGAGTATTTTGATGAAGCAAATGTACTTGGATCACTTGAGAGATTGATTATTCGCTACATGAAGAATATGGAGAGCATTTGGAAAGGGCCGGTTGGGAAAGGGTCTCTGTCCAATCTGAAGTCCTTCGCTTTGCATACATGCCCCAATTTGACTAgccttttcacaatcgacatgcTTATTAATCTCACAAACTTGGAAGAGCTTATAGTTGAAGACTGTCCAAAACTTGACAGCCTCGTGAGTCTCAAAAGTACCGGCTCAAAGCCAGGCCTTTTTCTCCGGAGCTTGAAGAAGATTTCTCTTCTGGAGCTGCCAGAACTGGCCAGCATCTCCGGTAGCCTATGCATTGCTCCGAATTTAGAGAGGATGGTTATCTTTTATTGCCCAAAGCTCGAAAAGCTTTCTACCATGGAAGTTTCGAGTACAGATTTGAAGGTAATTAAAGGAGAGAAGGAGTGGTGGGATGCGTTAAAGTGGTACGAATCGGACCTAAGCACGGAACATGAAGATTATGTGGCTCGTCTTTTTATCCCGTTGAAAAGGGACGGGGATCTGATGGCTCAATTAACAAAAGACTAG
- the LOC131306368 gene encoding disease resistance protein At4g27190-like: MEADEEGSLSADDESWTGAHQATIEPLKSNPELSKGNAPVSSHPIEKGNSSDLVSRTRIRRAREAVQLSRGLDKSWTGDHQSKPLMFGKPPRLIRKAKALVRMKDLFHLVLSYLITDSTKNYGDLSLQSKCFSKMNQLARELQALVSDVDNVKFIEELGGLVSKGKHLEELDRLMKEIEHNLQAAEKIVAKYYVRVAAYIPQGYFLSSHMGQRGEFGLTRKTSAACEAPDELLTLAINSAIRQVSVYVKAERFLKIGISGSGGEEVARAVMDIAKMRQNCSVVLRISVCGHDRDKEVRQKIAEQIHVLQQIDQIFSFSLDQLLPHNFFLLVECLDGQMDLHDLRLPHHGILVLMTLSQEVYKIMDVDLEVRMEDHLLPWDLFCENVGRSHVDSSSALQQMAIQLVKECHCHLLAIILLARALKHVTDISVWELALQKLSSHSSAMEEGSSQVMKHVLELVWDQKDLTTKYCIQYCISRWKQGWDGYSPVSEWISSYIVETKAEGKGILKDLISSFLLENDRYHVFMRKETKVVLNEYFTSYLPSLSIRRGGFGLTKTPTVEKYTKVIELHDNELSELPDNPKWPALRKLWLQNNYSLIEVPELFFEDMPLLVCLDLSHTGIKSLPPSISRLVSLQRFYLRGCELFNELPPHIGALQKLEVFDLEGTEIMYLPREIGELISLRRFKVSLCRHANYHGETKQTGIAIPTEVLSLFPQLEELSIDVTPEGEWWDDEVNPDSEWWDTELKAILNALSSSNKLKILSLYLPSFELLQQIMFQDLIDFRFIVGHRPQRIIYRLPNALEERFNRWGKKFKKWFKYINGEGMPSAIIGALKHASVLFLDRHWTVKVLSEFGHENLANLECCLLVECNELQTIVDGDYECPSGVDKKPIFEGLHHLSIHYMKNLESIWQGSIPEDSLFNLRSLTLHTCPNLTTIFTPDMLGNLFWLEELIVEDCPKIGSIVTQEDANVQSGHFLRYLKKIALLDLPQLVTISGPLCLGEEVDILFVYSCLMLKSLDTAETYPKYCKIVGEKEWWESLKWHDSERSRMTQPAFEQLRTDEDFINKFIRDAYSPMDYDSD; this comes from the coding sequence ATGGAGGCTGATGAGGAAGGCAGTTTATCTGCCGATGATGAGTCATGGACTGGAGCTCATCAAGCAACAATAGAGCCTCTGAAGTCAAATCCAGAGCTGTCCAAAGGAAATGCCCCCGTATCTTCTCATCCTATTGAAAAGGGTAACTCATCTGACCTGGTATCACGCACACGAATACGCCGTGCAAGAGAAGCAGTACAGCTGTCCAGAGGCTTAGATAAGTCATGGACTGGAGATCATCAATCAAAACCTCTGATGTTCGGAAAGCCTCCACGGCTGATACGAAAAGCTAAGGCTTTGGTAAGGATGAAGGACTTGTTCCATCTTGTCTTATCATACCTTATCACAGATTCTACCAAGAATTATGGGGACCTTAGTCTTCAAAGCAAATGTTTCTCCAAAATGAACCAACTCGCCAGAGAATTGCAGGCTTTGGTATCAGATGTTGATAATGTAAAATTCATAGAGGAATTAGGGGGGTTGGTCAGTAAGGGAAAACACTTGGAGGAATTAGATAGGTTGATGAAAGAGATTGAGCACAATCTTCAGGCAGCTGAAAAAATAGTGGCCAAGTATTATGTTCGTGTAGCAGCTTATATACCTCAAGGATATTTTTTAAGTTCACATATGGGGCAGAGGGGCGAGTTTGGGCTAACGCGTAAAACCAGTGCTGCATGTGAAGCCCCAGACGAATTGTTGACTTTGGCCATCAATTCTGCTATTCGTCAGGTTTCGGTGTATGTTAAGGCAGAAAGATTTCTAAAAATCGGGATTTCAGGGAGCGGAGGGGAGGAAGTAGCCAGAGCAGTCATGGATATAGCAAAGATGAGACAGAATTGCAGTGTTGTCCTCCGCATCTCTGTCTGTGGACATGACCGCGATAAAGAGGTAAGGCAGAAAATTGCGGAGCAGATTCACGTACTTCAACAAATTGATCAAATCTTCAGTTTTTCGCTAGATCAGTTACTACCTCACAACTTCTTCCTGCTTGTGGAATGCCTCGATGGACAGATGGATCTACATGACTTAAGACTCCCTCATCATGGAATCTTAGTACTTATGACTCTATCACAAGAAGTATATAAGATCATGGATGTGGATCTGGAGGTCAGAATGGAGGACCATCTGCTACCGTGGGACCTATTCTGTGAGAATGTGGGGCGATCACATGTTGATTCTTCTTCAGCTCTCCAACAAATGGCCATCCAGTTAGTAAAAGAGTGCCATTGCCACCTACTTGCCATCATTCTTCTTGCTAGAGCCTTGAAACATGTGACTGATATCAGTGTTTGGGAACTTGCACTCCAGAAATTATCGTCACACTCGTCTGCAATGGAAGAAGGATCGAGCCAAGTCATGAAACATGTGTTGGAACTCGTCTGGGATCAGAAGGATCTAACAACAAAATATTGCATTCAGTATTGCATAAGTAGATGGAAACAGGGATGGGACGGATATTCACCGGTATCAGAATGGATATCAAGTTACATAGTCGAAACAAAGGCAGAAGGGAAAGGCATTTTGAAGGATCTTATCAGTTCCTTCTTGCTAGAGAATGATCGCTACCATGTTTTCATGCGGAAAGAAACTAAAGTTGTGCTGAATGAGTATTTCACATCCTATCTGCCTAGTCTTTCTATAAGGCGAGGGGGGTTTGGATTGACCAAGACACCAACCGTTGAAAAGTATACCAAGGTGATTGAGTTGCACGACAATGAATTATCTGAGCTACCAGACAACCCTAAGTGGCCGGCTCTTAGAAAACTATGGTTACAGAACAACTACAGTCTGATAGAAGTACCTGAATTGTTTTTTGAAGACATGCCTCTCCTAGTCTGTTTAGATTTATCCCATACAGGAATAAAGTCCTTGCCTCCATCTATTTCCAGATTGGTTTCACTTCAGAGGTTCTATTTGAGAGGTTGCGAACTTTTCAATGAGCTGCCACCCCATATTGGAGCACTCCAAAAACTTGAGGTTTTTGATCTTGAAGGAACTGAAATCATGTATTTGCCCAGGGAAATCGGTGAATTAATCAGTTTGAGACGCTTCAAGGTATCTCTTTGTAGACATGCAAACTACCACGGAGAAACAAAGCAGACAGGCATTGCAATCCCAACAGAGGTGTTATCATTATTCCCTCAATTGGAAGAACTAAGCATTGATGTGACCCCAGAAGGTGAGTGGTGGGATGACGAGGTAAATCCAGATAGTGAATGGTGGGATACTGAATTGAAGGCAATACTAAATGCACTGAGTAGCTCAAACAAGTTGAAAATCCTCAGTTTATATCTCCCATCATTTGAATTATTGCAGCAAATCATGTTTCAAGACCTTATTGATTTTAGATTCATAGTTGGTCATCGTCCACAGCGCATCATATATCGTCTACCAAATGCACTTGAGGAGAGATTCAATAGATGGGGGAAGAAATTTAAGAAATGgtttaaatatataaatggtgaagGCATGCCTAGTGCTATTATTGGGGCACTCAAGCATGCTTCTGTGCTTTTCCTGGACCGGCATTGGACTGTCAAGGTCTTGTCTGAATTTGGGCATGAAAATTTGGCTAACCTTGAATGTTGCTTGCTTGTGGAATGTAATGAACTTCAAACCATAGTAGATGGAGACTATGAATGTCCATCCGGTGTTGACAAGAAACCAATATTCGAAGGGCTACACCACTTGAGTATTCACTACATGAAGAACTTAGAGAGCATTTGGCAAGGCTCAATCCCTGAGGATTCACTATTCAATCTAAGGTCCTTGACATTGCACACTTGCCCAAATTTGACCACCATTTTCACGCCAGACATGCTTGGTAACCTCTTTTGGTTGGAAGAGCTTATAGTGGAAGACTGCCCCAAAATTGGCAGTATAGTGACTCAAGAAGATGCCAACGTGCAATCAGGTCATTTTTTGCGATACTTGAAGAAGATAGCACTCCTTGACCTCCCTCAATTGGTTACCATTTCAGGCCCTCTATGCCTTGGTGAAGAAGTGGACATTCTTTTCGTTTATAGTTGTCTGATGCTCAAAAGTTTGGATACCGCGGAAACATATCCAAAATACTGCAAGATCGTAGGAGAGAAGGAATGGTGGGAGTCATTAAAGTGGCATGATTCCGAACGGAGCAGAATGACTCAGCCAGCTTTTGAGCAACTTAGAACGGATGAAGATTTCATTAATAAATTCATAAGAGATGCATACTCGCCGATGGACTATGACTCTGATTAG
- the LOC131306373 gene encoding uncharacterized protein LOC131306373 isoform X2 has translation MQCMYQDSGTSRTQGMMTSGSREWLTEVQLLGVVDHPNLVKLLGYCSVVGKRAVHRLFVYEYMPNGSLDYHLFNKASTTLPWTSRLEIILGAAQGLAYLHEGLEIQVIYRDFKPSNVLLDEYFKPKLSDCGLAKKGPTDDCDHVSTSVTGTIGYIAPEYISTGHLSVKCDVYSFGVVLYEILAGRRALDRNLPLDQLLLEWVKLHPADSKGFSTIIDARLENQYSLSAARKIAKLADTCLNKYPKYRPRMSQVVMILKQVMEESGEESFSEKRRSESSASSNLVALNKHSDQMGDIDTSRRMKGFLKPDEQNLYAPDPKSRGEEDSERLQLQVHQYSDPPIGTFGRGSTSGNAPEEGVLSMGELINEMGEAEDEGSLNEVTQSFYEELLEEILLGKLEETPPDQRELEESNCHLLKVPPTISHHFSILCVLDLSSTEINSLPQSISRLVALQKLFLRSCELLMELPPEIGELVNLEVLDLEGTEILCLPKEIAKLVNLTCLKVSFYGYANQTVIPRRVLSNLSILIELIIDVTPFGEWWEVEAIVDDLCSLKELRTLQLYLPTAEPLEELTLIFPGLANFRFTVGRHEEHFISRLPHNVEEEFNNREKLDKGLKYLNGNSIPNGVTEVLKHANAFFLQRHWTAKSLSEFGHKNMTQVKFCLVMECNEFRSIIDSEQFNRGKYDRGESEDFEYFDEANVLGSLERLIIRYMKNMESIWKGPVGKGSLSNLKSFALHTCPNLTSLFTIDMLINLTNLEELIVEDCPKLDSLVSLKSTGSKPGLFLRSLKKISLLELPELASISGSLCIAPNLERMVIFYCPKLEKLSTMEVSSTDLKVIKGEKEWWDALKWYESDLSTEHEDYVARLFIPLKRDGDLMAQLTKD, from the exons ATGCAGTGTATGTATCAGGATTCAGGAACTTCTAGAACCCAGGGAATGATGACATCG GGTTCTAGAGAATGGCTGACTGAAGTTCAACTTCTTGGCGTTGTTGATCACCCTAACCTAGTGAAACTCCTGGGATACTGTTCTGTAGTTGGGAAAAGAGCGGTACACCGCCTATTCGTATATGAATACATGCCCAATGGGAGCTTAGATTATCATCTTTTCAACAAGGCTTCGACAACTCTGCCTTGGACGTCAAGATTAGAAATTATTCTCGGTGCTGCTCAAGGATTGGCTTATCTGCATGAGGGACTGGAAATTCAG GTGATATATCGGGACTTCAAACCTTCAAATGTGCTCTTGGACGAATACTTCAAGCCAAAGCTTTCTGACTGTGGACTCGCTAAGAAAGGCCCTACTGATGACTGTGATCATGTCTCTACAAGT GTGACTGGGACGATTGGATATATTGCCCCAGAATACATCTCCACGGGTCACCTCTCAGTCAAGTGCGATGTATATAGTTTTGGTGTCGTGCTTTACGAGATTCTAGCAGGGAGGCGGGCACTGGATAGAAACCTGCCACTGGACCAGTTGCTTCTAGAATGGGTGAAACTGCACCCGGCTGACAGTAAGGGATTTAGCACGATCATTGATGCACGTCTGGAAAATCAATACTCTCTCAGTGCAGCTCGCAAGATTGCCAAGTTGGCAGATACCTGCTTGAACAAGTATCCAAAGTATCGTCCTAGAATGAGTCAGGTGGTGATGATCTTGAAGCAGGTGATGGAGGAGTCAGGAGAGGAAAGTTTTTCTGAGAAAAGGAGGTCTGAGTCATCTGCTTCTTCTAACTTGGTTGCCCTAAATAAGCACTCAGATCAAATGGGAGACATTGACACTTCAAGAAGGATGAAAG GCTTCCTAAAACCTGATGAACAGAATTTATACGCACCAGATCCAAAGTCGAGGGGAGAGGAAGATTCGGAACGTTTGCAATTGCAAGTGCATCAATATTCAGATCCCCCAATAGGTACATTTGGCCGTGGGAGTACCAGTGGCAATGCCCCGGAAGAAGGTGTGTTGTCCATGGGGGAATTGATCAACGAAATGGGAGAGGCAGAAGACGAGGGATCGTTGAATGAAGTCACACAGTCATTTTATGAGGAACTCTTGGAGGAGATCTTGTTGGGAAAATTGGAGGAAACTCCTCCAGACCAAAGAGAATTAGAAGAATCGAACTGTCATCTGTTGAAAGTTCCTCCAACAATCTCTCACCATTTTTCTATCCTCTGTGTTTTAGATTTGTCGTCTACTGAGATAAACTCTTTGCCACAATCTATTTCCAGATTagtagcactccaaaaattgtttttgagaagCTGTGAGCTTCTAATGGAACTGCCACCTGAAATTGGAGAACTCGTGAATCTTGAGGTGCTTGATCTTGAAGGGACTGAAATTCTCTGTCTACCAAAGGAGATTGCCAAACTAGTTAATTTGACGTGCTTGAAAGTGTCATTCTATGGCTATGCAAATCAGACAGTAATTCCGAGGAGGGTCTTGTCAAATCTTTCAATCTTGATCGAGTTAATCATTGATGTGACTCCATTTGGAGAATGGTGGGAAGTAGAAGCTATTGTAGATGATCTGTGTAGCTTAAAGGAGTTGAGAACTCTGCAATTGTATTTACCCACTGCTGAACCATTGGAAGAACTCACATTGATATTTCCAGGTTTGGCAAACTTCAGATTTACAGTTGGCCGTCACGAAGAGCACTTCATTTCCCGTTTACCCCACAATGTTGAAGAGGAATTCAATAACCGGGAGAAACTGGATAAAGGCTTGAAGTATTTAAATGGAAATAGCATACCAAATGGAGTTACCGAGGTACTCAAACATGCCAATGCTTTTTTTCTACAGCGCCATTGGACCGCTAAGAGCCTATCAGAGTTTGGGCATAAAAATATGACTCAAGTGAAGTTTTGCTTGGTGATGGAATGTAATGAGTTTCGGTCCATCATCGACTCTGAACAGTTTAATCGAGGAAAATATGATAGGGGTGAGTCTGAAGATTTTGAGTATTTTGATGAAGCAAATGTACTTGGATCACTTGAGAGATTGATTATTCGCTACATGAAGAATATGGAGAGCATTTGGAAAGGGCCGGTTGGGAAAGGGTCTCTGTCCAATCTGAAGTCCTTCGCTTTGCATACATGCCCCAATTTGACTAgccttttcacaatcgacatgcTTATTAATCTCACAAACTTGGAAGAGCTTATAGTTGAAGACTGTCCAAAACTTGACAGCCTCGTGAGTCTCAAAAGTACCGGCTCAAAGCCAGGCCTTTTTCTCCGGAGCTTGAAGAAGATTTCTCTTCTGGAGCTGCCAGAACTGGCCAGCATCTCCGGTAGCCTATGCATTGCTCCGAATTTAGAGAGGATGGTTATCTTTTATTGCCCAAAGCTCGAAAAGCTTTCTACCATGGAAGTTTCGAGTACAGATTTGAAGGTAATTAAAGGAGAGAAGGAGTGGTGGGATGCGTTAAAGTGGTACGAATCGGACCTAAGCACGGAACATGAAGATTATGTGGCTCGTCTTTTTATCCCGTTGAAAAGGGACGGGGATCTGATGGCTCAATTAACAAAAGACTAG